The proteins below are encoded in one region of Nitrospirota bacterium:
- a CDS encoding efflux RND transporter periplasmic adaptor subunit: MKKTVPAIVLICLVIAGYVIFSKSKNEKSKTDVPQTTSMRYVAAEGKVEAMPGYEVEVGSEIDGRIAEFYVDEGDEVKKDQLIAKLENKDLDARLKEAEAELQVAKSRLSEVASGSREEEIKKATAALAAAVADMEYATLSLQRHKELFRESLIPKEIYDEKEMAFRVAEARVKEAEEEERLLKKGPKQETLKLNEDSVKRAEANVDYFKKLLEKTYIKAPISGTVIRKYLQQGEMISKEMLIALVAIADVEKTWINAEVDETDIGRILPGYPVEITSEAYPGKIFYGEVKEISAYVGARKVKPNDPAKNVDMKVISVKIAAKEKTPFKLGMTVDVKIVPR; encoded by the coding sequence ATGAAGAAAACAGTTCCAGCGATAGTGCTGATATGTCTTGTGATCGCGGGGTATGTAATTTTTTCAAAAAGCAAAAATGAGAAATCAAAGACTGATGTCCCTCAGACCACGTCCATGAGATACGTTGCCGCGGAAGGAAAAGTTGAGGCGATGCCGGGCTACGAAGTGGAGGTGGGCAGCGAGATAGACGGAAGAATAGCGGAGTTTTACGTAGATGAGGGCGATGAGGTGAAAAAGGACCAATTGATAGCAAAGCTTGAGAACAAAGACCTTGATGCCAGACTGAAAGAGGCAGAGGCTGAATTGCAAGTGGCAAAATCAAGGCTGAGTGAAGTGGCATCAGGGTCAAGGGAAGAGGAGATCAAAAAGGCGACTGCCGCGCTTGCCGCTGCTGTCGCCGACATGGAATATGCAACGCTAAGTCTTCAAAGGCATAAAGAGCTTTTCAGGGAAAGTTTGATACCTAAAGAGATATATGATGAAAAAGAAATGGCCTTCAGAGTTGCTGAAGCAAGAGTCAAGGAGGCTGAAGAGGAAGAGCGGCTCCTGAAAAAAGGGCCGAAGCAGGAGACTTTGAAGCTAAATGAGGACAGCGTGAAGCGCGCTGAAGCAAATGTCGATTATTTTAAAAAGCTCCTTGAGAAAACATATATAAAAGCCCCGATCTCAGGGACTGTCATCCGCAAATATCTTCAGCAGGGTGAGATGATAAGCAAGGAGATGCTTATCGCGCTGGTCGCCATCGCCGACGTGGAGAAGACATGGATAAACGCGGAGGTGGATGAGACTGATATCGGCAGGATCCTGCCCGGATATCCTGTGGAGATAACATCAGAGGCATATCCGGGGAAGATCTTTTACGGGGAGGTCAAGGAGATCTCGGCGTACGTAGGCGCGAGAAAAGTAAAACCGAACGATCCCGCAAAGAATGTAGATATGAAAGTGATATCGGTTAAGATAGCCGCAAAAGAAAAGACGCCGTTCAAGCTGGGAATGACGGTGGATGTAAAGATTGTGCCGAGGTAA